A window from Deltaproteobacteria bacterium encodes these proteins:
- a CDS encoding sigma-70 family RNA polymerase sigma factor produces the protein MSYHVDDKNRTIADDDVEFVVLCQKGDTDAFEVLVERHQKKMLNIAYRMTGNYDDACDVVQEAFLSAYRSIKKFRQESQFSTWLYRIVVNHTKNRLQQVKTLSHNQESFNDPAEIEDERHLCQAPSSEAPPLEQLEKREREAKVQECIISLDDEYRDVLVLRDIQGFSYEEIQDILKIPDGTVKSRLFRARNALKDCLMKLLGDL, from the coding sequence ATGTCTTATCACGTGGATGACAAGAACCGGACAATCGCAGACGATGACGTGGAATTTGTCGTATTATGTCAGAAAGGCGATACCGACGCTTTCGAGGTTTTGGTAGAGAGGCACCAGAAGAAGATGCTGAACATCGCGTACAGGATGACGGGCAACTACGATGATGCCTGTGACGTGGTGCAGGAGGCATTTCTCTCAGCCTACAGGTCGATAAAAAAGTTCCGGCAAGAATCCCAGTTTTCCACGTGGCTCTACAGAATCGTCGTGAACCACACGAAAAACCGATTACAACAGGTAAAGACCCTCTCTCATAACCAGGAATCATTCAACGATCCTGCTGAAATAGAAGACGAAAGGCATCTCTGCCAGGCGCCTTCATCTGAAGCACCCCCTCTCGAACAGCTTGAGAAGAGGGAGCGGGAGGCAAAGGTGCAGGAATGCATCATTTCCCTCGATGACGAATACAGGGATGTCCTGGTTCTCAGGGATATACAGGGATTTTCCTATGAAGAGATACAGGATATTTTGAAAATACCGGACGGAACGGTTAAATCCCGACTCTTCAGGGCGCGGAATGCCCTGAAGGATTGCCTGATGAAGCTACTTGGGGACCTGTGA